Proteins found in one Populus alba unplaced genomic scaffold, ASM523922v2 scaf331, whole genome shotgun sequence genomic segment:
- the LOC118054208 gene encoding uncharacterized protein — protein MQIRNMLQIMSLLEILTLRMQQFSSKKLTELSDDENETGNSQTGLMDVINNVKLTVVDMVTNVSAYFKKIFSFSSAEHTPNAADEKAGSSTTEKTLGASLMALAVMVIMVVVLRRP, from the exons ATGCAA ATAAGGAATATGTTGCAGATAATGAGTCTGTTGGAGATACTGACTCTCAGGATGCAGCAGTTTTCTTCAAAGAAGCTCACAGAATTATCTGACGATGAAAATGAAACTGGAAACTCTCAAACTGGGCTCATGGATGTCATCAATAACGTTAAGCTTACTGTGGTTGACATGGTGACAAATGTATCTGCTTACTTTAAGAAGATTTTTAGCTTTTCATCCGCAGAGCACACACCGAATGCCGCAGATGAAAAGGCCGGATCATCTACCACTGAGAAGACCCTGGGAGCCTCTCTCATGGCTTTGGCAGTGATGGTCATAATGGTGGTTGTGCTGAGGCGCCCTTAA